Genomic DNA from Salvia miltiorrhiza cultivar Shanhuang (shh) chromosome 1, IMPLAD_Smil_shh, whole genome shotgun sequence:
cgcccggccagacacatgttttcaccggccggacacatgattttaacggccggacacatgattttatcggtcagaCATGTGTCCGACctataaaatcatgtgtccggccggtgaaaacatgtgttcgCCCGGCcgaacacatgatctagccacccaccggtcatatgtactcttgactgatagctgtcaaatcgttgacttttatgattgatagctgtcaaatcggtcaaatgtgtaagactttcacaaaaaatcaaacaaacctatcaaatcaaagggtacttaaagaatagggcatagaatattttatataataagataggacatttttacaaaaaaaataaggaaGTGGACACTTTAAatttttactactccctccgtcccaataaatgtggccacctttccattttggtttgtcccattaaaagtggccactttcccaaaatggaaatatttatcacattcaatctcttactttatcacattatctctcctactttatcactttattacattctctctcctactttatcacattctctctcctactttatcacattctctcttctactttatcactttattacattctctctcctactttacccacacacttaaaatactaatctacaactccttaatctccgtgccgaaaaccaaagtggccacatttattgggacggagggagtaaaaaataattatatatactaaaTTGATGAAAAGTTGGAACACGAGATGGGACATAAAGCGTGTTAGAGTGAAAGTCATTCCAAACAAATGGTCACGCATTTCTATGCCGCCATCCACTTGGGCATTTAATCAGACAGGTTGGCCGATATTAAAAAGTCTAAAGTCGTACGATGGAGTTCAGCTGAGTACATACGATGTCCAAACAAATATTTCTATATAGATCCTAACTTTCTCTGATTCAACATTGCAAGAATTCAACATTTTCTTCGGCTACTCAAACCAAAATGGCTTGGATTTTGGCGGCGGCAATAGCAGCGATCACATCATTCCTCTACCTGCTTCATCAATGGCGGAACCTCTCAAGCAAGAAGAAACTCCCTCCCGGCCCAAAAGGGCTTCCCATTATCGGCCATTTCCACCTACTAGGCAAGAATCCTCACCAAGATCTCCACCGCCTAGCCCGCAAGCACGGCCCGATCATGTACACGCGCTTCGGCTCCATCCCAACCATCATCGTCTCCTCCCCCTCCGCCGCCGAGCTCTTCTTAAAGACCCACGACCTCATCTTCGCCGACCGCCCCCACCACGAGGCCGCCTACTACCTCGGCTACGAGCAGCGCAACATCGTCTTCGGCCGCTACGGCCCCTACTGGCGCAACATGCGCAAGCTCTGCACGCTCGAGCTCCTCAGCTCCCTCAAGATCGCCCAGTTCGAGCCGATGAGGAAGGCGGAGCTCGGGATCTTGGTGAGCTCgctgagggaggcggcggcggcgcgtgAGGCGGTGGATCTGAGCGCTAGGATTATGTCGAACAACGCTGATATGACGTGCCTGATGGTGTTCGGGAGGAAGTTCGCGGAGAGGGATTTCGACGAGAGGGGGTTTAAGGAGGTGATGGCGGAGACGatggcggaggcggcggcgttcaATCTCGGCGACTATTTCCCGTATCTTAGGTGGCTGGACCTTCAGGGCTCGGCGCGCCGGCTCAGGAAGCTGAGTGGTATTTTCGATAAGTTTCTTGAGAGAATCATTGATGATCACGTCGTCAAGAAGGAGAGGAGTCACGATTTCGTGGATACGATCATGGCCATTCTTGACTCCGGCGAAGCCGGATTCGACTTTGACCGCCGCCATGTCAAGTCCGTCTTACTGGTAATATTCCGACGGCTTAAGTTAGTCAAATGTCAAAAATTTAATCCATTTGTGTGTCCAGCgtatttttagaaaaatatcCTTTAATTCACATATTCATTTTTAAAtcccaaaattttaaaacaGTTTAATTTATACAGTACATAATTCGGCCATGACATAATGAATGACGTCGCCGAATTATTAGATGGATTATACATGGTTTTGATGCTTAGGTGGAAACAAAAGTCACTAATGCATAATTCATTTTAAAATCCAATGAGGTGAGGTGATACAGGGAATAAGAGGTGGTGAATGTATGGATTAAGACTGTTTTCATTCCTGATTCTTGTTTTTATTAACAGATTAACTGAACctcataatttttaaatatatatatatatatatatatatatatatatattgcgtTAGTTATAATTGTCTCCTCAATTTTCAACTATTTTCACAAAGTAATCCTTGACTCTTATTCCATATATGTTGTGGCACAGGATATGTTGCTAGCTGGGATAGACACTtcagcggcagcagcggaaTGGGCCTTGTCTGAATTAATTAGACATCCAAAAGTAATGAAGAAACTCCAAAAAGAAGTAGAAGAAATTGTGGGGCCAAACCAAATGGTGGAAGAGTCTCATCTCTCCAGCCTCAAATACCTTGATTGCGTGATCAAGGAATCCATGAGGCTTCACCCGGTGGGCCCGTTGCTCATCCACCAGGCCAGGGAAGACTGCGAGGTCGCCGGGTTCCACATTCCGAACCAAGCAAGAGTTCTGGTGAACACGTGGGCCATCGGGAGGGATCCCGATGCTTGGACCGACCCCGAGAGATTTGCCCCTGAGAGATTTCTCGAGAGCCATGTGGATCTCCGGGGTCGAGACTTTCAGCTCATACCGTTCGGGTCGGGTAGAAGGGGCTGCCCCGGGTTGCAATTGGGGCTAACCACTGTTAGTTTGATGGTAGCCCAATTGGTTCATTGCTTTGACTGGGAGCTTCCTCATGGAACGGCGCCGGCTGATTTGGACATGTCTGAGCAGTTTGGTCTGGTCACTTCTAGGGATAAGCATCTCATGGCTATTCCAATTTACAGGTTGCGTCTTTGAGTTCTAGACCTAGATTCTCTATTTCGGATAATGATTTTTACAATGGATCGAGACCAAACATTATTCCGAACTACAAAATCATTGTAGATTTGTTCAATTTGGGATACTTAATTTTGTACTTTGCGATAGGAACATGGATATTATCCACTGTTAGctctaaaaataattatttttttggcgGAAGCCGCGGAACACGGCTGTATTGAATCTTCTAATAAAAGATATAATTAAGGTAATACAAGTGGGAGCACATTAATTATATGTAGCAAAAGAATACAATACATATGAATGTCACTAAATTTTATTACAcaaaaaatttacaaaatttgTGACGCATTTCTTGATATCACTAAAATTATGGACAATTTTGTTAATAGTGAAAGCAATATTACTTGAGATTCAGTGTCTACATTTTGGTGACCCATTGTGTACCATTTTTTTCCCCTTCCATATCAATTTcttgtgttattttatttttgtacttaTTAACTAGAATTTACTGTACTAAACTTTTAgcatttaattcaattttattagttaataattgattagcaaggttgataaattcataattatatacacatttttttcttttgaaagcGGCCGGATAAAATTTTGTTAAGAAAACTACATAACAATGGGTCGAGGTTTCTCACCCAAAGAGGATTATCCTGTAACACCGAATTAATAATG
This window encodes:
- the LOC130993975 gene encoding cytochrome P450 71AU50-like, producing MAWILAAAIAAITSFLYLLHQWRNLSSKKKLPPGPKGLPIIGHFHLLGKNPHQDLHRLARKHGPIMYTRFGSIPTIIVSSPSAAELFLKTHDLIFADRPHHEAAYYLGYEQRNIVFGRYGPYWRNMRKLCTLELLSSLKIAQFEPMRKAELGILVSSLREAAAAREAVDLSARIMSNNADMTCLMVFGRKFAERDFDERGFKEVMAETMAEAAAFNLGDYFPYLRWLDLQGSARRLRKLSGIFDKFLERIIDDHVVKKERSHDFVDTIMAILDSGEAGFDFDRRHVKSVLLDMLLAGIDTSAAAAEWALSELIRHPKVMKKLQKEVEEIVGPNQMVEESHLSSLKYLDCVIKESMRLHPVGPLLIHQAREDCEVAGFHIPNQARVLVNTWAIGRDPDAWTDPERFAPERFLESHVDLRGRDFQLIPFGSGRRGCPGLQLGLTTVSLMVAQLVHCFDWELPHGTAPADLDMSEQFGLVTSRDKHLMAIPIYRLRL